Proteins found in one Fulvitalea axinellae genomic segment:
- a CDS encoding GntR family transcriptional regulator: MEFQTTKGIYLQLADTIKERIISGEYKAGEKIPSVREFASKMGVNPNTIMRTFGELQSLSIIENKRGIGYFVKEDAKDSILQEKKAEFFDKIIPEFLHQARLIGITDKEISLHFAQLKNDHNED; this comes from the coding sequence ATGGAATTCCAAACGACAAAAGGCATCTATCTACAGCTGGCCGATACGATCAAGGAAAGGATAATCAGTGGAGAGTACAAGGCTGGCGAGAAGATCCCCTCCGTACGGGAATTCGCGTCCAAAATGGGCGTAAACCCAAATACTATTATGAGAACTTTTGGAGAACTACAAAGCCTCAGCATCATAGAAAATAAACGGGGCATAGGATACTTCGTGAAAGAAGACGCCAAAGACAGCATTTTGCAAGAAAAGAAGGCGGAGTTCTTCGATAAAATAATTCCTGAATTTTTACATCAAGCACGCTTGATCGGAATCACGGACAAAGAGATCTCTCTACACTTTGCCCAATTAAAAAATGACCATAATGAAGACTAG
- a CDS encoding efflux RND transporter periplasmic adaptor subunit, whose product MKRKLMVIAGLLVLVGAFFTMQYLAGLKKPPKKKTPVERQRSVPTLLVHPQTVRTSVPVLGKIRAIQRAEIYAEVNGRMLQTAKPFREGIRYSKGELMVSIDRREAENNLKARKSQLATLILQMLPDLKLDYPDSYKRWRDYIRDFDVNKPLPPLPDAKTDKEKYFVFAKNIKTTYFEIRSLEIQLQKYAIRAPFNGELIESNIEPGTLVRTGQKLGELIGTDNFELTVSLRLYEAEQLKKGDKAVLKSESGHMSWTGTVVRVNSSINEATQSVEVYISLRGAGLKEGMFLTGRAEAQSVPKAVKIPRKALRNNEVFLLEKGKATPHAVHIAQIDGDSAVIQGLPSGALLVLDNTGLRKGSEITALETGKEQDKKGKR is encoded by the coding sequence ATGAAACGAAAACTGATGGTGATCGCCGGCCTGCTGGTTCTTGTCGGCGCTTTTTTTACGATGCAATATCTGGCGGGGCTCAAAAAACCGCCCAAAAAGAAAACGCCCGTCGAGAGGCAACGCTCCGTCCCCACCCTATTGGTCCATCCGCAAACCGTACGTACCAGCGTGCCCGTTTTAGGGAAAATAAGGGCGATACAACGTGCCGAAATCTACGCCGAAGTCAACGGGCGGATGCTCCAAACGGCCAAACCCTTCCGCGAAGGCATACGTTACAGCAAAGGCGAGCTGATGGTTTCCATCGACCGGCGCGAGGCCGAAAACAACCTCAAGGCTCGCAAAAGCCAGCTGGCCACGCTTATCCTGCAAATGCTCCCCGACCTAAAGCTGGACTATCCCGACAGCTACAAACGCTGGCGCGATTATATCCGGGATTTCGACGTAAACAAGCCCTTGCCTCCCCTGCCCGACGCCAAAACGGATAAAGAAAAGTATTTCGTCTTCGCCAAAAACATCAAGACCACGTATTTCGAAATCCGCTCTCTGGAAATCCAACTGCAGAAATACGCCATCCGGGCGCCCTTCAACGGCGAACTGATCGAAAGCAATATCGAGCCCGGCACTTTGGTCCGCACCGGCCAAAAACTCGGCGAACTGATCGGCACAGACAATTTCGAGCTTACAGTATCGCTCCGCCTCTACGAAGCCGAACAACTGAAAAAAGGCGACAAAGCCGTTCTAAAATCCGAATCCGGACACATGAGCTGGACGGGCACAGTGGTCCGAGTCAATTCCTCAATAAACGAAGCCACCCAAAGCGTGGAAGTTTATATCAGCCTGCGGGGAGCGGGCCTGAAAGAAGGAATGTTCCTAACCGGCCGTGCCGAAGCGCAATCGGTTCCCAAAGCCGTGAAGATTCCGAGAAAAGCCCTCCGCAACAATGAGGTATTCTTGCTGGAGAAAGGAAAAGCCACACCCCACGCCGTCCATATCGCCCAAATAGACGGCGATTCGGCCGTAATTCAGGGGCTTCCCTCCGGAGCCTTGTTGGTACTTGACAATACGGGACTTCGGAAAGGCTCGGAAATCACCGCCTTGGAAACGGGAAAAGAGCAAGACAAAAAGGGGAAACGATGA
- a CDS encoding efflux RND transporter permease subunit, translated as MKKIVSYFIKYPIAGNLMIVAVLWLGYLSMRQTRATLSPAVEPGFIKVQVVYPGASAEEVENGVVQKIENALKGTKGIDKVTSVSSENSAFITVEAESGYDINVLLQEVKNAVDGVNSYPSGMENPVVEKWTFSDKAVDFALSGNVDLATLKTYAQRAENELLNTKDVTDVELSGFPDEEIEIALREADLRRFGLTFNEVAQAVRRSNIDLTGGTIRGAEEDLMIRTRQKKFYGEELENIVIRGNTMGGIVTLKDVADINDEWVDSPNRFYVNGNPAIRIRVNFTDTEDVVEIARQVREFIAEYNEKHNDVKASVLLDRSEGISIMMDILLQNGVLGIGLVLLFLSLFLHPRLAFWVAFALPICFMGMFMIGAAYGITLNGVSLFGLIIVVGILVDDGIVICESIYQEYEKGKPRIRAAIDGTMKVLPGVFSAVLTTMVAFATFFFLDGILGKLFVELGVVVIATLLFSLLESFTTLPAHIANSKALKPVTKTRKESVGQRSLKKVRIAIYEPLLRWAMRHRFVTLCMPVGIMMITIGAMQGGIIRLGDTSADDLGAATVTLEMPPGTSETVTQKYLDLLEEKARETSVEFDARSKDNEAVKFITESIKGTNAGEVSAYLVNTDERDFTSEEFASAWRKKVGEIPEAEKVNFAKETRYGKPVFLNISGYNLEELTEAKEYLKAELKQLSDLKNVEDDDVLGTREVEITLKPKAYLLGITLEEVISQVRQGYFGEEAQRLTRGEDEVKIYVRYKKEERATVGQLENIHIRLSDGREVPLSEVANMRFTRSLVSINHLNGKRNIAVMADLASKQANLNDIKSEIDNRIIPEVEAKYPGISIIKGGRDERLKETYDSMLKVVPIIVFIILAIVVWTFRSVLQAGVIFLLVPLGMIGVGWGHFLHGYGVDLTSYLGMVALIGVMINDSIVLVEAMNHNIAHGMKLNDAVYEAAVSRFRPIILTTLTTVVGLMPAIFFSNTDSEFVVPMAISLSYGLIVATFLTLIVLPVLLLVGNSARRKIIWIWTGKNKSPEEVEPALRGIHIEEEAKESEEKGGEDK; from the coding sequence ATGAAAAAGATCGTCAGCTATTTTATCAAATACCCCATCGCCGGCAACCTGATGATCGTGGCCGTCCTTTGGCTCGGCTACCTCTCCATGCGACAAACCCGCGCCACGCTGAGTCCCGCCGTCGAGCCCGGGTTTATCAAAGTACAGGTAGTCTATCCCGGCGCTTCGGCCGAAGAGGTGGAAAACGGCGTTGTCCAGAAAATAGAAAACGCGCTGAAAGGCACCAAGGGAATCGATAAAGTGACTTCGGTATCCAGCGAAAACTCCGCCTTTATCACCGTCGAGGCCGAAAGTGGCTACGATATCAATGTTCTTTTGCAGGAAGTCAAAAACGCCGTCGACGGCGTGAACTCTTACCCTTCGGGAATGGAAAACCCGGTGGTGGAAAAGTGGACGTTCTCGGATAAAGCCGTAGACTTCGCACTGAGCGGAAACGTGGATTTGGCCACACTGAAGACCTACGCCCAAAGAGCGGAAAACGAACTGCTCAACACCAAAGACGTAACGGACGTGGAGCTTTCCGGCTTTCCCGACGAAGAAATCGAAATCGCCCTCCGCGAAGCCGACCTGCGCCGTTTCGGCCTTACTTTTAACGAAGTAGCCCAAGCCGTCCGCCGTTCCAACATCGACCTTACCGGCGGTACCATTCGCGGAGCGGAAGAAGATCTGATGATCCGGACCCGCCAAAAGAAATTCTACGGAGAAGAACTGGAAAACATCGTGATCCGTGGCAACACCATGGGCGGAATCGTCACACTCAAAGACGTGGCCGACATCAACGACGAGTGGGTCGACTCGCCAAACCGCTTCTACGTAAACGGCAATCCGGCGATCCGCATCCGGGTCAATTTCACCGATACGGAAGACGTAGTGGAAATAGCCCGCCAAGTCCGGGAATTTATTGCCGAATACAACGAAAAGCACAACGACGTCAAAGCCTCCGTCCTGCTCGACCGCTCCGAGGGCATTTCCATTATGATGGATATTCTGCTCCAAAACGGCGTTCTGGGTATCGGCTTGGTTCTTCTGTTTCTGTCCCTGTTCCTCCATCCCCGTTTGGCCTTTTGGGTTGCGTTCGCATTACCCATCTGTTTTATGGGCATGTTTATGATCGGCGCGGCCTACGGCATCACCCTCAACGGCGTCTCGCTTTTCGGCCTGATCATCGTAGTCGGAATTTTGGTCGACGACGGTATTGTGATCTGCGAAAGCATTTATCAGGAATACGAAAAAGGAAAACCCCGGATCCGCGCCGCCATCGACGGCACGATGAAAGTCTTGCCCGGAGTCTTCTCCGCCGTACTGACCACTATGGTCGCCTTCGCCACTTTCTTTTTTCTGGACGGAATTCTGGGCAAACTCTTCGTGGAATTGGGTGTAGTTGTGATCGCTACTCTGCTATTTTCCCTATTGGAAAGTTTCACCACGCTACCCGCCCATATCGCCAACTCCAAGGCTTTAAAACCGGTAACAAAAACCCGAAAAGAAAGTGTCGGCCAACGGTCGTTAAAAAAGGTCCGGATCGCTATTTACGAACCTCTGCTTCGCTGGGCCATGCGACATCGCTTTGTCACACTTTGTATGCCCGTCGGCATTATGATGATCACCATCGGCGCCATGCAAGGCGGCATTATCCGCCTGGGCGACACTTCCGCCGATGATCTGGGCGCCGCCACCGTAACGCTTGAAATGCCGCCGGGCACTTCCGAAACCGTCACTCAAAAATATCTGGATCTTTTGGAAGAAAAAGCCCGGGAAACCTCCGTGGAATTCGACGCCCGAAGCAAAGACAACGAAGCCGTAAAGTTTATAACCGAAAGCATCAAAGGCACCAACGCCGGCGAAGTCTCGGCCTATTTGGTCAATACCGACGAACGGGATTTTACTTCGGAAGAGTTCGCCAGCGCTTGGCGCAAAAAAGTAGGTGAAATCCCAGAAGCCGAGAAAGTCAACTTCGCGAAAGAAACTCGCTACGGCAAGCCTGTCTTCCTAAATATTTCAGGCTACAACCTAGAGGAACTGACGGAGGCGAAAGAATATCTCAAAGCTGAACTAAAACAGCTTTCCGACCTGAAAAATGTGGAAGACGACGACGTCTTGGGCACACGGGAAGTGGAAATCACCCTGAAACCCAAAGCCTATTTGCTGGGCATCACATTGGAAGAGGTTATCTCGCAAGTGCGTCAAGGCTATTTCGGAGAAGAAGCCCAACGCCTAACCCGCGGAGAAGACGAGGTGAAAATATACGTGCGGTACAAAAAAGAGGAAAGAGCCACGGTCGGGCAACTCGAAAACATCCATATCCGCCTGTCGGACGGGCGCGAGGTCCCGCTTTCCGAAGTCGCCAATATGCGTTTTACCCGAAGCCTAGTCTCCATCAACCATCTAAACGGCAAGCGCAATATCGCCGTAATGGCGGATTTGGCCAGCAAACAAGCCAACCTCAACGATATCAAATCGGAAATCGACAACCGGATTATTCCCGAGGTCGAAGCCAAATATCCCGGAATCAGTATTATCAAGGGTGGCCGGGACGAACGCCTGAAAGAAACCTACGACTCAATGCTCAAAGTCGTGCCGATTATCGTTTTCATTATTCTGGCCATCGTGGTTTGGACGTTCCGTTCCGTACTTCAGGCCGGCGTTATCTTCCTGCTTGTCCCTCTGGGCATGATCGGCGTAGGCTGGGGGCATTTTCTGCACGGCTACGGCGTGGATTTGACTTCTTACCTCGGCATGGTCGCCCTAATCGGCGTCATGATCAACGACTCTATCGTTCTGGTCGAAGCCATGAACCACAATATCGCCCACGGGATGAAACTCAACGACGCCGTCTACGAAGCCGCCGTTTCCCGTTTCCGGCCCATTATACTGACCACGCTCACCACCGTTGTCGGCCTTATGCCGGCCATTTTCTTCTCCAATACGGATTCGGAGTTTGTAGTGCCGATGGCCATTTCCCTAAGCTACGGACTTATCGTTGCCACGTTCCTGACACTTATCGTTCTGCCTGTTCTTCTTCTGGTCGGAAATTCGGCCCGAAGAAAAATCATTTGGATTTGGACAGGAAAAAATAAAAGTCCGGAAGAAGTGGAGCCCGCATTACGTGGAATTCACATTGAAGAGGAAGCCAAAGAAAGCGAAGAGAAAGGAGGCGAAGACAAATGA
- a CDS encoding TolC family protein: MTTFLKKSFGLLFLSLFSLGTAFCQTEKSKSLLSFEDAVSLALEYNLNIKTFRNNTKIADNNEAIGNAGFYPKVDASGSFNYQKGTVQNPNFGKLENESMSTSTGINLTYTLFDGLSNVNTYRKLKNEKDLASVTERFDIENVLTQLASAYYQLYTAASNFDIAKEGLKISQERVARAEARFEFGNDTKVAVLQAQVDLSNDSLTLLDAKRQYDELKHNLNIFLGRSATVDFEISMEIPGFKKLERLSLREQTLAENAQYLQSLRQLKISKLDRKIINSTKMPRLDFNTGYNWNQVADSFDVEFDDPSGNYSGGLTLSYNIFDGNQQRIRRKNARIQVMNDELQVANTLLQIERDLENAWTVYQNNLYKLKVQRNNLAVTEINFEQVKERYNLGQLTATDFREAQLNLLKARSNLVTAQSEAKLAEVELLRLSGQLVKVQ, encoded by the coding sequence ATGACAACATTTCTAAAAAAGTCATTCGGTTTGTTATTCCTCAGCCTATTCTCACTGGGAACAGCATTTTGCCAAACAGAGAAAAGTAAAAGCCTGCTCAGCTTCGAAGATGCCGTTTCGCTGGCTCTGGAGTACAATCTCAATATCAAAACCTTCCGGAACAACACAAAAATAGCCGACAACAACGAGGCCATCGGCAACGCTGGATTCTATCCGAAAGTGGACGCTTCCGGCTCATTTAACTACCAAAAAGGAACCGTCCAAAACCCGAACTTCGGAAAGCTGGAAAACGAATCGATGTCCACCTCAACGGGCATTAATCTAACCTATACCCTTTTCGACGGACTTTCGAACGTCAATACCTACCGAAAACTCAAAAACGAAAAAGATCTGGCCTCCGTCACCGAACGTTTCGATATCGAAAATGTGCTAACGCAATTGGCCAGCGCTTATTACCAACTTTACACCGCCGCCTCAAACTTCGATATCGCCAAAGAGGGTCTGAAGATCTCACAAGAACGGGTGGCCCGGGCCGAAGCCCGGTTCGAATTCGGCAACGACACCAAAGTCGCCGTACTCCAAGCCCAAGTCGATTTAAGCAATGACAGCCTGACATTACTCGACGCCAAACGCCAATACGATGAGCTTAAACACAACCTGAATATCTTTCTGGGCCGTTCCGCCACTGTTGATTTCGAGATCAGCATGGAAATCCCCGGCTTTAAAAAACTCGAACGCCTTAGCCTCCGGGAACAAACCTTGGCCGAAAACGCCCAATACCTCCAGTCCCTGCGACAGCTTAAAATCAGCAAACTCGACAGAAAGATCATTAATTCCACCAAAATGCCCCGACTGGATTTCAACACGGGTTACAACTGGAACCAAGTCGCGGATTCCTTTGACGTGGAGTTCGACGACCCTTCCGGCAATTACTCCGGCGGGCTCACCCTCTCTTACAATATCTTCGACGGAAACCAGCAACGCATCCGCAGGAAGAACGCCAGAATACAGGTGATGAACGACGAGCTTCAAGTCGCCAATACGCTTTTACAGATCGAGCGGGACTTGGAAAACGCTTGGACAGTCTACCAAAACAACCTCTATAAACTGAAAGTCCAGCGAAATAACTTAGCGGTGACCGAAATCAACTTCGAACAAGTAAAAGAGCGTTACAACCTCGGCCAACTTACCGCCACCGATTTTCGAGAAGCGCAATTAAACCTGCTCAAAGCTCGTAGCAACTTGGTAACAGCCCAATCCGAGGCAAAATTGGCAGAGGTGGAATTACTCCGGCTTTCGGGACAATTAGTCAAAGTTCAATAG
- a CDS encoding Spy/CpxP family protein refolding chaperone gives MKRTFAFILSALLSVPFFANAQEMPAPLDNEDVPAELIANRPEAGTKGKKDFRRKGRDKFQSLELTDAQKEKLKQIKLDAMKESQPLRNKQRVLKAELESLQEAAKPNLRSINKKIDELSANMAAMMKVRAASRQAIRSELTEEQRLKFDAMAGRAKHKMAGKKGRGHNKGRGHGGSHKR, from the coding sequence ATGAAACGTACATTCGCATTTATCCTATCGGCTCTTCTCAGTGTTCCTTTCTTTGCCAACGCTCAGGAAATGCCCGCTCCTCTAGACAATGAAGATGTTCCTGCGGAACTTATCGCCAACCGCCCGGAAGCGGGAACGAAAGGCAAGAAAGACTTTCGCCGTAAGGGGCGTGACAAGTTCCAAAGTCTTGAGCTTACGGATGCCCAAAAAGAAAAGCTCAAGCAAATCAAACTCGACGCTATGAAAGAATCGCAACCACTGCGTAACAAGCAACGGGTATTGAAAGCCGAACTCGAAAGCCTTCAGGAAGCCGCCAAGCCGAACTTGAGGTCAATAAACAAAAAAATTGACGAGCTTTCCGCCAATATGGCTGCGATGATGAAAGTAAGAGCGGCTTCTCGCCAAGCTATTCGCTCTGAGTTGACAGAGGAACAACGCCTAAAATTTGACGCCATGGCCGGAAGGGCCAAACATAAAATGGCCGGAAAAAAAGGCAGGGGACATAACAAAGGCAGAGGGCATGGCGGTTCTCATAAACGATAA
- a CDS encoding porin, with translation MKRCLSWFAGFLLLTFISTGVFATTTEKIPTEPDSTKKTDVLKPVDQIANLAWFKKLKINGYFQLRYNGAFQTSDELRIDQADKNIEGDPGFSFRRARVKISGFVTDKVYVYVQSDFAGSKVVLKDAYSDLYLNNDKTYRLRFGLSKVPYGFENMQSSSNRLALDRADPTNSAFNGERDMGVTFFWTPTIVKERFNRIKREGLKHSGDYGMFALAVINGQNTSDPDENKYKHIVSRLTYPFEFSNGQLVEVGIQGMIGKYTPFDSKIAEDVKVGENGEEQSWAGDYAFNDRRVGASFVMYPQPFGLQAEYNIGEGPEYDPESNTIKEKPLHGGYIQAMYRAETSHGVFFPFVKWQRYDGGKKFEQDARAYKVNDFDIGMEWQINKAIELVGMYSFMDRKYADSVDGSDEFAGSMLRMQLQFRF, from the coding sequence ATGAAAAGATGTTTATCCTGGTTTGCGGGATTCCTGTTGCTGACATTTATCAGTACGGGTGTTTTCGCAACCACAACCGAAAAAATTCCTACCGAACCAGATTCCACAAAAAAAACAGACGTTTTAAAACCTGTGGATCAAATTGCCAACTTGGCGTGGTTCAAAAAACTCAAAATCAACGGTTATTTCCAATTACGTTACAACGGCGCTTTCCAGACTAGCGATGAGCTGAGAATCGACCAAGCGGACAAAAATATTGAAGGCGATCCCGGATTTTCATTCCGAAGGGCCCGTGTCAAGATTTCGGGGTTCGTGACCGATAAAGTTTATGTGTACGTCCAAAGTGATTTTGCCGGAAGCAAAGTAGTCCTCAAAGACGCCTATTCTGACCTTTATCTTAACAATGACAAGACCTACCGTCTGCGCTTCGGATTGAGCAAAGTGCCTTACGGATTCGAGAATATGCAGTCATCCTCCAACCGTTTAGCGCTTGACCGGGCCGACCCGACTAACAGCGCTTTTAACGGAGAACGGGACATGGGCGTAACTTTTTTCTGGACGCCAACAATCGTTAAAGAACGTTTCAACAGAATCAAAAGAGAAGGCCTCAAACACTCCGGCGATTACGGAATGTTTGCTCTTGCAGTTATCAACGGACAAAACACTTCCGACCCAGACGAGAACAAATACAAGCACATTGTCTCTAGGCTGACATATCCTTTCGAGTTCTCCAACGGACAACTTGTAGAAGTCGGTATCCAAGGAATGATCGGAAAGTACACTCCTTTCGATTCCAAAATCGCAGAAGACGTTAAAGTGGGAGAAAACGGAGAAGAGCAAAGCTGGGCCGGCGATTACGCTTTCAATGACAGACGCGTGGGAGCAAGTTTCGTTATGTATCCGCAACCTTTCGGCCTCCAAGCGGAATACAATATTGGCGAAGGCCCGGAGTACGATCCAGAGTCTAACACAATTAAGGAAAAGCCTTTGCACGGCGGATATATCCAAGCCATGTACCGTGCGGAAACCTCGCATGGCGTGTTCTTCCCGTTTGTCAAGTGGCAACGTTATGACGGTGGAAAAAAATTCGAGCAAGATGCCAGAGCCTACAAAGTCAACGACTTTGACATAGGTATGGAGTGGCAGATCAACAAAGCGATCGAACTAGTGGGCATGTATTCTTTCATGGATAGAAAATACGCCGACTCAGTGGATGGTTCCGACGAATTTGCGGGTAGTATGCTTCGTATGCAGTTGCAGTTCCGCTTTTGA
- a CDS encoding IS5 family transposase has product MIKTSSSQLSIEGFLDPEIGRLNPENRWVKLANSIPWAELGLVYESKMSTGKGSPCKPARLVIGALIVKHKLNVSDAEAIEQIKENPYLQYFVGLGSFTTEKAFDPSLFTTVRKRLGYGDFNRMSSLLQHEGIRIAEGDRDEGSKDGHSGDAEDDKRVVSCDATVAPQEIPYPTDLGLLATARVQSEKIIDLLWPVARDSGLSKKPRTYRDKAHREYVGATRKKRKGAEFWRVCARRQLNYLERNLRHIDSLIEANKGVIRLKSRFLKILMVLHEIARQQSLMLETGANRVDGRIVNVFQPHVRPIVRGKNGSDTEFGAKLSVSLHEGYSYLDKAQWDAYYEGDAEVIRGHIDSFGERNPEMKLGKFVGDKIYGNRNARQTMSGAGVEFVGSPLGRPPSSPEKIRERKENRTLHQRHRSRAEGKFGEVKRGHGLDKIQARRADTSLSWIACIFFVSNLKRFQSEIFFDLVFLSWKYGTWLQDSEKK; this is encoded by the coding sequence ATGATCAAGACAAGTTCCTCGCAATTGAGTATAGAAGGTTTTTTGGACCCGGAAATAGGGCGCCTTAACCCGGAAAACAGATGGGTGAAGTTGGCCAACTCCATCCCCTGGGCGGAATTGGGTTTGGTCTACGAATCGAAAATGTCGACGGGCAAGGGCAGTCCGTGCAAACCGGCCCGGCTGGTCATCGGCGCGCTGATCGTGAAGCATAAGCTGAACGTTTCGGACGCCGAGGCGATAGAACAAATCAAAGAAAATCCGTATCTCCAGTATTTCGTGGGACTCGGCTCGTTCACCACGGAAAAGGCCTTTGACCCTTCGCTGTTCACGACGGTCCGCAAGCGGCTCGGGTACGGGGATTTTAACAGGATGAGTTCGCTTTTGCAACACGAGGGGATCCGTATTGCGGAGGGCGATCGGGATGAAGGGTCCAAAGACGGGCATTCCGGGGACGCCGAAGATGACAAGCGGGTTGTCTCCTGCGACGCGACGGTGGCGCCGCAAGAGATTCCATACCCCACGGACCTTGGGCTGTTGGCTACGGCGAGGGTGCAGTCGGAGAAAATCATCGACCTCCTTTGGCCCGTCGCCAGGGATTCCGGTTTATCCAAAAAGCCCCGGACTTACCGGGATAAAGCCCATAGGGAATATGTCGGGGCGACGAGAAAAAAGAGGAAAGGAGCCGAATTCTGGCGCGTGTGCGCACGCCGACAGCTGAATTATCTGGAACGGAACCTACGGCATATCGACAGCCTCATAGAGGCCAACAAGGGCGTTATACGCCTAAAAAGCAGGTTTTTGAAGATTCTGATGGTGCTTCACGAAATCGCCAGGCAACAGTCGCTCATGCTGGAGACCGGTGCCAACAGGGTGGACGGCCGCATCGTGAACGTCTTCCAGCCCCATGTCCGGCCGATAGTCCGGGGCAAAAACGGAAGCGACACCGAGTTCGGCGCCAAATTGTCCGTAAGCCTTCACGAAGGCTATTCCTATCTGGACAAGGCGCAATGGGACGCTTACTACGAGGGTGACGCGGAAGTGATCCGCGGGCACATCGACAGTTTCGGGGAGAGAAACCCGGAAATGAAGCTCGGCAAATTCGTCGGGGACAAGATTTACGGAAACAGGAACGCCCGGCAGACCATGTCCGGCGCGGGTGTGGAATTCGTGGGCTCCCCGTTGGGAAGGCCTCCCTCAAGTCCCGAAAAAATCAGGGAACGCAAGGAAAACCGGACGCTTCACCAACGGCACCGGAGCAGGGCGGAAGGAAAATTCGGGGAAGTGAAACGGGGACACGGATTGGACAAAATACAGGCAAGGAGAGCGGACACTTCGCTTTCATGGATCGCCTGCATTTTCTTCGTGTCCAACTTGAAAAGATTTCAGAGCGAAATCTTTTTTGACCTTGTTTTCCTGAGCTGGAAATACGGAACATGGCTTCAAGACAGCGAAAAGAAATAG
- the gldJ gene encoding gliding motility lipoprotein GldJ — MRNSWRRIRSGLMAALGVAVLASCGGSGHRTAQHPGPMSTVTGMEYNEDDGFQVQDFRGQPHAPNMVFIEGGRTTLGSYEEDVMHLRDNRERTVSVASFYMDMTEITNLHWLEYMHYVEQSDSSRAFINSTLPDTTVWASDLAFNDQYVDHYLRYPGFRYYPVVGVTWEQASDYCTWRTNFVNYRLAEDEGVEVPTDGGRVPLESGVVLPAFRLPTEAEWEYAAYAQIGTTYEDENQTHRRQYPWDGHAVRNPYGKEQGQMLANFRRGKGDYAGIAGKLNDRAMITAQVYAYLPNDFGLYNMAGNVNEWCLDMYRPLSFQDMDDLNPYRGSDVRDEETRYDYKSHNSMINNKSRVYKGGSWKDVAYWLSPGTRRFMAQDSSTSTIGFRCAMISAGRIGTSDER, encoded by the coding sequence ATGAGAAATTCATGGCGTAGGATCCGGTCAGGCCTCATGGCCGCACTTGGCGTGGCTGTTTTAGCCTCGTGCGGAGGGTCCGGGCACCGCACGGCGCAACATCCGGGGCCGATGAGTACGGTGACCGGCATGGAGTACAACGAGGACGACGGGTTCCAGGTACAGGACTTCAGAGGGCAGCCGCATGCTCCGAACATGGTGTTCATAGAGGGCGGACGGACTACTTTGGGGTCGTACGAGGAAGATGTGATGCACCTTCGCGACAACCGCGAAAGAACGGTGTCGGTAGCTTCGTTTTACATGGACATGACCGAGATTACCAATTTGCATTGGTTGGAGTACATGCACTATGTGGAGCAAAGTGACTCTTCGAGGGCCTTTATCAACAGTACGTTGCCTGACACTACGGTATGGGCTTCCGATTTGGCTTTCAATGACCAGTATGTGGACCATTACTTGCGCTACCCGGGCTTCCGCTACTATCCTGTAGTCGGTGTTACTTGGGAGCAGGCTTCGGACTACTGTACTTGGAGAACGAATTTTGTGAACTATCGTCTTGCTGAAGACGAGGGAGTGGAAGTGCCAACCGATGGAGGACGTGTTCCTTTGGAATCGGGTGTGGTATTGCCGGCTTTCAGGTTGCCTACCGAGGCTGAGTGGGAATATGCCGCTTACGCTCAAATTGGTACAACTTACGAAGACGAGAACCAGACGCACAGACGTCAATATCCTTGGGACGGACACGCTGTTCGTAACCCATACGGAAAAGAGCAAGGACAGATGTTGGCCAACTTCCGTAGGGGTAAAGGTGACTACGCTGGTATCGCCGGTAAGTTGAATGACCGCGCTATGATTACGGCCCAAGTTTACGCTTACCTTCCGAATGATTTCGGTCTTTACAACATGGCGGGCAACGTAAACGAATGGTGTCTCGATATGTACCGTCCATTGTCGTTCCAAGATATGGACGATTTGAACCCGTACAGGGGCTCAGATGTTCGTGACGAGGAAACGCGTTATGACTATAAGTCACATAACTCTATGATCAATAACAAATCAAGAGTTTACAAAGGCGGTTCTTGGAAAGATGTCGCTTACTGGTTGTCTCCTGGTACACGCCGTTTCATGGCTCAGGATTCTAGTACATCGACTATTGGTTTCCGTTGCGCTATGATTAGTGCTGGACGTATCGGTACTTCTGACGAGCGTTAA